Proteins encoded together in one Meles meles chromosome 7, mMelMel3.1 paternal haplotype, whole genome shotgun sequence window:
- the OLR1 gene encoding oxidized low-density lipoprotein receptor 1 translates to MNSEMTFDDFKNKTMKDQPDQEPNGKKAKGVHFLSSRWWCPTAVTLGILCLGLLVTLIILTMQLLQVSDLLKQQQANLTNQEIILEGQILAQRQTEKTSQESERELKKKIETLTQKLDENSKKQMELHQQNLNLQEALRKAANFSGPCPQDWLWHEENCYRFSSGPFNWEKSQENCLSLDAQMLKINSTDDLEFIRQASAHSNFPFWMGLSLRKPSSSWLWEDGSPLMPHLFRLQGPVSHIYPSGSCAYLQRGAVFADNCILTAFSICQKKANLLRPQ, encoded by the exons ATGAATTCAGAAATGACTTTTGATGACTTCAAGAACAAGACTATGAAGGATCAACCTGATCAGGAGCCAAATGGAAAGAAAGCTAAAG gtgttcattttctttcttctcggTGGTGGTGCCCTACTgctgtgaccctggggatccttTGCTTGGGATTACTGGTAACCCTTATAATACTGACAATGCAAT TATTACAGGTGTCTGATCTCCTAAAACAACAGCAAGCAAACCTCACTAACCAGGAAATTATACTGGAAGGACAGATCTTAGCACAGCGCCAGACAGAAAAAACTTCCCAGGAGTCAGAAAGGGAACtcaaaaaaaagatagaaacccTTACCCAGAAGCTGGATGAAAATTCCAAAAAACAGATGGAACTTCATCAGCAGAACCTGAATCTCCAAGAGGCTCTGAGGAAAGCAGCAAACTTTTCAG GTCCTTGTCCCCAAGACTGGCTCTGGCATGAAGAAAACTGTTACCGATTTTCCTCTGGCCCATTTAATTGGGAAAAAAGCCAGGAGAACTGCTTGTCTTTGGATGCCCAGATGCTGAAAATTAATAGCACAGATGATTTG GAATTCATCCGACAAGCAAGTGCCCATTCCAATTTTCCGTTCTGGATGGGGTTGTCTCTGAGGAAACCCAGCAGCTCATGGCTCTGGGAGGATGGCTCTCCTTTGATGCCCCACTT GTTCAGACTCCAGGGTCCTGTTTCCCACATCTATCCTTCAGGCAGTTGTGCCTATCTACAAAGAGGAGCTGTTTTTGCTGACAACTGCATTTTAACAGCATTCAGTATATGTCAGAAGAAGGCAAATCTATTGAGACCACAGTGA